Proteins co-encoded in one Fusarium fujikuroi IMI 58289 draft genome, chromosome FFUJ_chr06 genomic window:
- a CDS encoding probable Palmitoyltransferase PFA5 has product MAHPGESDLADLAKPGTVIITAGTANAASQTTEDEIITRPRSARTQSDYSLPVNAATEPPASLQSSHSSIWSFPWSDEMLETSTSNRCSTRWIARGLPLLGLALVAYATYNIIVYCCVQDFMQKRGKTAVGVVLIALYSIFLLLMVAAYIRCYVTIQYNPGFVPWTAQRETIEQERNQRASNGAEVEMRSWAPRDDEPDSPGLESFYSKDIFVCELDGRPKWCSECRNWKPDRAHHSTEYDYCVYKMDHVCPWMGGIISETSFNFFIQFCFYCACFCIIIISTNGYLTSLRLQEDKSIDARLIVALALGGLFGLFTITMTITALRFAFQNITNVDLYRKTQTFRLAVRIPTDTPPNDRFNTVTYPLERPGEGPRTPDAAHTSGMTQANGAASARASAMAARDQQARRTFAILQAEPGENPWHLGYLQNFKSVMGDSIIEWLLPIRHSPCSRHDSMVSDYQFGPLVEELKRRYGLEGIDPEKRAAAMTSN; this is encoded by the exons ATGGCCCACCCGGGCGAGTCGGACTTGGCGGACTTGGCCAAACCTGGCACTGTTATTATAACGGCGGGAACTGCCAATGCCGCATCACAAAcaacagaagatgagatcaTTACTCGTCCACGATCAGCTCGTACACAATCAGATTATTCACTCCCTGTAAACGCCGCGACAGAGCCGCCCGCAAGCCTTCAATCCAGCCATTCGTCGATTTGGTCCTTCCCATGGAGCGATGAGATGCTAGAAACCTCAACCAGCAACCGCTGTTCCACGCGATGGATCGCGCGTGGGCTTCCTCTGCTGGGACTGGCACTCGTTGCTTACGCGACCTACAATATCATTGTCTACTGCTGCG TCCAGGACTTTATGCAAAAAAGGGGCAAGACCGCAGTTGGCGTTGTTCTAATTGCACTATATTCtatcttcctccttctcatgGTCGCAGCCTACATACGATGCTACGTAACGATTCAGTACAACCCTGGATTTGTGCCATGGACAGCCCAAAGGGAAACCATCGAGCAGGAGCGTAACCAACGAGCGAGCAACGGAGCCGAGGTCGAGATGCGATCTTGGGCCCCTCGAGACGATGAACCCGACAGCCCCGGTCTTGAGTCATTCTACAGCAAAGATATCTTCGTTTGCGAACTCGATGGTCGCCCTAAGTGGTGCTCCGAATGCAGAAATTGGAAGCCTGACCGGGCGCATCATTCTACCGAGTATGATTATTGCGTGTACAAGATGGATCATGTCTGTCCTTGGATGGGCGGCATCATCTCGGAAACTT cctttaacttttttatacaATTTTGCTTCTACTGCGCTTGTTTTTGCATAATCATCATTTCTACCAATGGCTACCTTACTAGCCTACGCCTACAGGAAGACAAAAGTATTGATGCGCGACTCATTGTTGCTCTGGCGCTTGGTGGTCTTTTCGGTTTGTTTACCATAACCATGACAATCACGGCTTTAAGGTTTGCTTTTCAAAACATCACCAATGTCGACTTGTACAGGAAGACCCAGACCTTTCGACTGGCAGTTCGGATTCCGACAGACACTCCTCCAAATGATCGATTCAACACCGTCACCTACCCACTGGAAAGACCCGGAGAGGGTCCCAGGACCCCGGATGCAGCTCACACCAGTGGGATGACACAGGCGAACGGCGCTGCGTCCGCACGAGCAAGCGCAATGGCGGCTAGAGACCAGCAAGCCAGGCGGACATTCGCTATCCTTCAGGCAGAACCTGGAGAGAACCCATGGCACCTGGGTTACCTGCAAAACTTCAAATCAGTCATGGGGGACTCGATCATCGAGTGGCTTCTACCCATCCGTCACTCGCCCTGTAGCCGCCATGATAGCATGGTGAGCGACTACCAGTTTGGGCCACTGGTGGAGGAGTTGAAAAGACGGTATGGACTTGAAGGGATCGACCCCGAGAAGAGGGCAGCGGCTATGACTTCGAATTAG
- a CDS encoding related to DNA polymerase eta — translation MSSSPLHRPLGASSPLLGGGRRRSQFTYRQFSQLASSNTSNPLRVIAHIDLDAFYAQCETVRLGIPEDKPLAVQQWQGLIAVNYPAREFGIGRHCNVEEAKKLCPELIAQHVATWREGDDKWAYREDAAAHIATDKVSLDHYRLQSRKILACIKEALPLDLQKVEKASIDEVFLDLSSQIHQILLQRFPELSNPPPYDDPTENLPLPSIAALDWQTDALIDLDEEQETVDPDWDDVAILIGSEIVRKVRAEVRQKLGYTCSAGVASNKLLSLWIYNTIRGIDASEVNSRTQIKSMLSAKSFRPTINSSEQATQWLRIFAADIFARLIEEGVLENKRRPRTMNLHHRHEGQVRSRSGPIPQGRTIDEGSLFELAKDLLSQIIAEGRGVWPCANLSLSVAGFEDGVKGNMGIGAFLVKGEEAEALRSSIPDSRQYSTGPEPSAKKRRVEDGGIQRFFSKRPSTDHEKTSLTDSHTPEEDPKDSSLPPDPAQKTFTLATKYDYEARHESDLTMHESHGSPWHESAFDVQVDQQQHSLTDVVCSRCKASFADPEALQSHRDWHMAKDLQDAERVKPTFAERQPAARNSAQKTQGTTSRRSRGGKLEQGQSRLKFG, via the exons ATGTCTTCGTCACCGCTACACAGGCCTCTCGGGGCTTCGTCACCACTGCTTGGAGGAGGCCGGCGGCGTTCCCAGTTCACGTATCGCCAATTCTCACAGCTGGCTTCGTCCAACACTTCGAACCCGCTGCGCGTCATTGCCCACATCGACCTCGACGCCTTTTATGCGCAGTGCGAGACGGTTAGACTTGGTATTCCAGAGGACAAGCCGTTAGCTGTTCAACAGTG GCAAGGTCTCATCGCAGTCAACTATCCTGCACGCGAATTTGGCATTGGACGCCATTGCAatgtcgaagaagccaaaaaGTTGTGCCCTGAACTTATCGCCCAGCACGTAGCTACATGGAGAGAAGGTGACGACAAGTGGGCATATCGCGAGGATGCCGCCGCCCACATAGCAACAGATAAGGTTTCACTTGATCACTATCGCCTCCAGTCTCGAAAGATCTTAGCATGTATCAAAGAGGCTCTGCCGCTGGATCTCCAGAAGGTGGAAAAAGCAAGTATTGATGAGGTCTTCCTCGATCTTTCGAGCCAAATCCACCAGATCCTTCTGCAACGCTTTCCAGAATTATCAAACCCGCCCCCCTATGACGATCCTACTGAGAACCTTCCCTTGCCATCCATTGCCGCGCTCGACTGGCAGACCGATGCTTTGATTGATCTGGATGAGGAACAGGAAACAGTCGACCCGGATTGGGATGATGTAGCAATCCTTATCGGATCTGAGATCGTTCGCAAAGTCAGGGCCGAAGTTCGACAGAAGTTGGGATACACATGCTCAGCTGGAGTAGCAAGCAACAAGCTTCTCA GTCTTTGGATATATAACACCATCCGAGGTATTGACGCAAGCGAGGTCAATTCAAGAACACAGATCAAATCGATGCTGTCGGCTAAATCTTTTCGTCCAACTATCAACTCTTCAGAACAAGCAACGCAATGGCTGAGAATCTTCGCAGCTGACATATTCGCTCGCCTCATTGAGGAGGGAGTTCTGGAAAACAAAAGAAGACCGAGGACGATGAACTTACATCATCGCCATGAGGGACAAGTGAGATCTCGGTCGGGACCCATCCCTCAGGGGAGAACCATAGACGAAGGCAGTCTTTTCGAGTTGGCCAAGGACCTCCTTTCGCAAATAATCGCAGAAGGGAGAGGAGTCTGGCCTTGTGCAAACTTGAGTCTCAGCGTAGCAGGCTTTGAAGACGGCGTCAAAGGCAACATGGGGATTGGCGCATTTCTGGTCAAGGGggaagaggcagaagctCTTCGATCATCGATTCCCGATAGCCGTCAATATTCTACTGGACCGGAACCCTCCGCGAAGAAACGCCGCGTCGAGGATGGTGGCATTCAGCGGTTCTTCTCCAAGCGACCCTCCACTGACCACGAAAAGACCTCCCTAACCGACTCACATACTCCCGAGGAAGACCCCAAAGATAGCTCTTTGCCACCAGATCCCGCCCAAAAGACCTTCACTCTCGCTACTAAGTATGATTATGAGGCCCGCCATGAATCCGACCTTACTATGCATGAGTCTCATGGATCACCGTGGCATGAAAGCGCCTTCGATGTGCAAGTggatcaacaacagcattcATTGACCGATGTTGTATGTTCTCGCTGCAAGGCCAGCTTCGCAGACCCGGAAGCGTTGCAAAGCCATAGAGATTGGCATATGGCCAAAGATCTACAAGACGCAGAACGTGTCAAGCCCACATTCGCTGAGCGACAACCTGCTGCACGTAACTCTGCGCAAAAGACGCAAGGAACCACTTCAAGAAGGAGCCGGGGAGGCAAACTCGAGCAAGGTCAAAGTCGGCTCAAATTTGGTTGA
- a CDS encoding related to chloroperoxidase, translating to MAPASEPLSKGTYAPSGPNDIRGPCPMINSLANHGYLPRDGRNVRVEEVLAGMDAVGLSKPLAAAFANPIFQERAPSKFHDDPVVKKSLLQSILLTIRDPWSLLGRFGMRKPGQLDSEGHRVLNLDQLGLPNTVEHDISLTRRDHQQGDNITLQKDLVEDLLASSKDGQTLTANDLAEFRKKRIARQREDNPGLQYGSFEHDLACAEIALILNVIGSGDRVPCNYARAFLQEERLPMQEGWKREESKLGIIGLLTKRNGIKKIIGMEFKS from the coding sequence ATGGCTCCAGCTTCAGAACCACTCTCAAAAGGGACATATGCACCTTCGGGTCCAAACGACATACGCGGCCCCTGCCCGATGATAAACTCTCTCGCGAATCATGGCTATCTTCCCCGCGACGGCCGAAATGTtcgagttgaagaagttctcgCTGGCATGGACGCAGTTGGCCTCTCCAAGCCTCTCGCTGCTGCCTTTGCCAATCCCATCTTTCAAGAACGCGCGCCTTCAAAATTTCACGATGACCCAGTCGTCAAGAAGTCTCTTTTGCAAAGTATTTTGCTAACGATCAGGGACCCTTGGTCTCTGTTGGGTCGATTTGGTATGCGCAAGCCGGGTCAGCTGGACTCTGAGGGTCACAGGGTTCTGAACTTGGACCAGCTCGGGTTACCCAACACAGTTGAGCACGATATATCTTTGACCCGCCGggatcatcaacaaggtGATAACATCACTCTTCAGAAAGACCTTGTCGAAGATCTCTTGGCGAGTTCAAAGGACGGGCAGACTCTTACTGCGAATGACCTCGCAGAGTTTCGCAAGAAGCGCATCGCCAGACAGAGAGAGGATAACCCGGGTCTTCAATACGGGTCTTTCGAACACGATCTTGCGTGTGCGGAGATTGCCCTGATCCTCAATGTCATTGGAAGTGGTGATAGAGTGCCATGTAACTATGCCAGGGCCTTTTTGCAGGAAGAGAGACTGCCGATGCAAGAAGGGTGGAAGAGAGAGGAGTCGAAACTGGGTATAATTGGATTGCTCACCAAGAGGAACGGTATCAAGAAGATTATTGGTATGGAATTCAAGTCTTGA